A genomic region of Mycobacterium senriense contains the following coding sequences:
- a CDS encoding enoyl-CoA hydratase/isomerase family protein, with product MNKQTDLATIEFQVTDHVATVALNRPEKLNSFTEQMAAELAAVWARVRDDEDIRVAVLCANGERAFCTGIDVTEGTWWKHQPIFNQEDPGELLGPKAHKVWKPVIAALHGIVAGGAMYFVNECDFSICSETATFFDPHANAGIVSALEPMGMLALGVPYGEVMRWALLGSEERMSAQTALRIGLVTEVVPDDQLRVRAFELASEIATRRPNGVQGTVRAMWEARDLTPSVAARHGKFFTDLGNAGASPDSLNNKKKPRTR from the coding sequence GTGAACAAGCAGACCGACCTGGCCACCATCGAATTCCAGGTGACCGATCACGTCGCCACCGTGGCACTCAACCGCCCCGAAAAGCTGAACAGCTTCACCGAACAGATGGCCGCCGAACTGGCTGCAGTCTGGGCCCGAGTCCGCGACGACGAGGACATCCGAGTCGCGGTGCTGTGCGCCAACGGCGAACGGGCGTTCTGCACCGGCATCGACGTGACCGAGGGCACCTGGTGGAAGCACCAACCGATCTTCAACCAGGAGGATCCGGGTGAGCTGCTGGGGCCGAAGGCGCACAAGGTGTGGAAGCCGGTGATCGCGGCGTTGCACGGCATCGTGGCCGGCGGCGCCATGTACTTCGTCAACGAGTGCGACTTCTCTATCTGCAGTGAGACGGCCACGTTCTTTGACCCACACGCCAATGCCGGCATCGTCTCGGCACTGGAGCCGATGGGCATGCTGGCCCTCGGCGTGCCCTACGGGGAGGTGATGCGCTGGGCGCTGCTCGGCAGCGAGGAGCGGATGTCCGCGCAGACCGCTCTGCGAATTGGGCTGGTGACCGAGGTGGTCCCCGACGATCAACTACGCGTCCGTGCCTTCGAACTCGCCTCCGAAATCGCCACACGCCGACCTAATGGTGTTCAAGGCACCGTTCGCGCGATGTGGGAGGCCCGCGATCTGACCCCCAGCGTGGCCGCCCGACACGGCAAGTTCTTCACCGACCTCGGCAATGCCGGAGCCAGCCCGGACTCGTTGAATAACAAGAAGAAACCTCGAACTCGATGA
- a CDS encoding TIGR03619 family F420-dependent LLM class oxidoreductase, with protein sequence MFPMRAVKHWNRWSEGAGVGDVARLVEEAGFDGFSMSEHPYPDREWLARGGHHAFDPFVSLSFAAAATTRIRLMTYILVSGYRSPYLTAKAAASFDLLSGSRFTLGTGAGYLKSEFEALGADFVRRGVLLDEAIAAWKATWAGADHDGPEFGVSGHIALPPPSTTGGPPIWIGGNGAAAQRRVIEVADGWMPMAASGEMAAITRARPLEDIHTLGEWIAKVNKRRAETGRGAADVAFVPFESDQLASGDCERFCAAVQPRLDDYAAAGVTWITIEPASRSFSDFRTDIDMLSSQLIDR encoded by the coding sequence ATGTTCCCGATGCGGGCCGTCAAGCACTGGAACCGCTGGAGCGAAGGCGCTGGCGTCGGCGACGTCGCACGGTTGGTGGAAGAAGCCGGCTTCGATGGCTTCTCGATGTCCGAACACCCGTATCCGGACCGGGAGTGGTTGGCCCGCGGCGGCCACCACGCTTTCGATCCATTCGTGTCGCTGAGCTTCGCTGCGGCTGCCACTACTCGCATCCGGTTGATGACCTACATCCTGGTCTCGGGATATCGGAGCCCCTACCTGACGGCAAAGGCCGCCGCGAGTTTCGATCTGCTCTCCGGCAGTCGGTTCACGCTCGGCACCGGGGCCGGCTACCTGAAGTCCGAATTCGAGGCGCTGGGCGCCGATTTCGTCCGGCGAGGCGTGCTGCTCGACGAGGCAATCGCGGCGTGGAAGGCGACCTGGGCTGGCGCCGACCACGATGGGCCGGAATTCGGTGTGAGTGGTCACATCGCGCTGCCACCGCCGTCGACGACGGGAGGTCCGCCGATCTGGATCGGTGGCAACGGCGCGGCCGCGCAGCGCCGTGTCATCGAGGTCGCCGACGGCTGGATGCCGATGGCCGCGTCGGGCGAAATGGCCGCGATCACCCGCGCCCGCCCCCTCGAAGACATCCACACGCTCGGCGAGTGGATCGCAAAGGTGAACAAGCGACGGGCGGAGACCGGGCGCGGTGCCGCCGACGTCGCCTTCGTCCCATTCGAATCAGACCAGCTCGCCAGCGGCGACTGCGAGAGATTCTGCGCCGCAGTACAACCGCGACTGGACGACTACGCTGCGGCGGGCGTCACGTGGATCACCATCGAGCCGGCCAGCAGAAGCTTCAGCGACTTCCGCACCGACATCGATATGCTGAGCTCCCAGTTGATCGACCGATGA
- a CDS encoding aldehyde dehydrogenase yields the protein MTDTATETLVQFDLLIGGEASPAASGLTYDSVDPFTGRPWARVPDGGAADVDRAVAAARAALNGPWGALTATARGKLLRRLGEIIAREAEQLAELEVRDGGKLVREMVGQMRSLPDYYFYYSGLADKLQGDVIPVDKPNYFVYTRHEPVGVVGAITPWNSPLLLLTWKLAAGLAAGCTFVVKPSDHTPTSTLAFANLFAEAGFPPGVINVVTGWGPETGAALASHPGVDKIAFTGSTATGINVGTAAIQNMTRFSLELGGKSAQVVFADADLDAAANGVIAGVFAATGQTCLAGSRLLVDRSVADALVDKIVARAATIKLGDPKDPATEMGPVSNQPQYEKVLSHFASAREQGATIACGGEPATELGGYFVKPTVLTGVNPSMRAVAEEIFGPVLAVMSFADEDEAVAAANGTEFGLAAAVWTKDVHRAHRVAAKLRAGTVWINAYRVVAPHVPFGGIGYSGIGRENGIDAIKDFTETKAVWLELSGETRDPFTLG from the coding sequence ATGACTGACACGGCGACCGAGACGTTGGTCCAGTTCGACCTCTTGATCGGAGGCGAAGCATCGCCCGCCGCATCGGGATTGACCTACGACAGTGTTGACCCCTTCACTGGCAGGCCCTGGGCACGCGTGCCCGACGGCGGGGCCGCCGATGTGGACCGCGCCGTAGCCGCCGCCCGCGCTGCACTGAATGGACCGTGGGGCGCGCTCACTGCGACCGCGCGTGGCAAGCTGCTGCGGCGACTCGGCGAGATCATCGCGCGCGAGGCCGAGCAGCTGGCCGAACTCGAGGTGCGTGACGGCGGCAAGCTGGTTCGCGAAATGGTCGGCCAGATGCGGTCCCTGCCGGACTACTACTTCTACTACAGCGGGCTGGCAGACAAGCTGCAGGGCGACGTCATACCGGTGGACAAGCCCAACTACTTCGTCTACACCCGCCATGAACCCGTCGGCGTGGTGGGCGCGATCACGCCCTGGAACTCACCGCTACTGCTGTTGACCTGGAAGTTGGCCGCCGGGCTGGCCGCGGGTTGCACGTTCGTCGTCAAGCCCAGCGACCACACCCCGACGTCGACACTGGCTTTCGCAAATCTGTTCGCCGAGGCCGGTTTCCCCCCGGGCGTCATCAACGTCGTCACCGGCTGGGGCCCGGAGACTGGTGCCGCCCTGGCATCGCACCCGGGTGTCGACAAGATCGCGTTCACCGGGTCGACGGCTACCGGCATTAATGTTGGCACGGCCGCGATTCAGAACATGACCCGGTTCTCCCTCGAACTCGGCGGCAAATCGGCGCAGGTGGTGTTCGCCGATGCCGACCTCGATGCCGCGGCCAACGGGGTGATCGCCGGCGTGTTCGCCGCCACCGGCCAGACGTGTCTGGCGGGCTCGCGCCTGCTGGTAGACCGCAGCGTCGCCGACGCCCTGGTGGACAAAATCGTTGCGCGGGCGGCGACCATCAAATTGGGTGACCCGAAGGATCCGGCGACCGAGATGGGCCCGGTATCCAACCAGCCCCAGTACGAGAAGGTGCTGTCGCACTTCGCTTCTGCTCGGGAACAGGGTGCGACCATCGCCTGCGGCGGCGAGCCCGCGACAGAGCTCGGTGGCTACTTCGTCAAGCCGACGGTGCTGACCGGTGTCAACCCCTCGATGCGTGCCGTCGCCGAGGAGATCTTCGGACCAGTGCTGGCGGTGATGAGCTTCGCCGACGAGGACGAGGCCGTCGCCGCGGCCAACGGCACCGAGTTCGGATTGGCCGCGGCGGTGTGGACCAAGGACGTCCACCGCGCGCACCGGGTGGCCGCCAAGCTGCGGGCCGGCACGGTATGGATCAATGCGTATCGCGTTGTTGCGCCTCATGTTCCGTTCGGCGGCATCGGCTACAGCGGCATCGGGCGAGAGAACGGCATCGACGCCATCAAGGACTTCACCGAGACCAAAGCGGTGTGGTTGGAACTGTCTGGGGAAACCCGCGACCCGTTCACGCTCGGCTGA
- a CDS encoding alpha/beta fold hydrolase: MALPDLVLVHGGEHAADCWEFVVAELRRQEPELRTLAVDLPGRGRTPGDLATATIGGWVDSVVADIDREGLGDIVIAGHSMAGVTVPGVVTKLGSARVREMVLVAAFVPSQGQAIVDTLSGPLAAFARFAARGGRPFKIPSAAAQYAFCNGMTKQQRRLAMSRLYTEAARIPAEPVDRSGFPDDVPRTWVLTTRDRALSQKSQRASIAALGGVHEVIPVDACHDVMFSHPERLAKILLERCRLRQRVR; the protein is encoded by the coding sequence ATGGCGCTGCCCGATCTCGTGCTCGTCCACGGCGGTGAGCACGCCGCCGACTGCTGGGAGTTCGTGGTCGCCGAATTGCGGCGTCAAGAGCCAGAATTGCGCACCCTCGCCGTGGACCTTCCCGGCCGCGGCCGTACGCCAGGAGATTTGGCGACGGCCACCATCGGCGGGTGGGTGGACTCCGTCGTCGCCGACATCGATCGGGAAGGCCTAGGCGACATCGTGATAGCGGGCCACTCGATGGCAGGGGTGACGGTCCCCGGCGTCGTCACCAAACTCGGCTCCGCACGGGTGCGCGAGATGGTTCTCGTCGCCGCGTTCGTGCCCAGTCAGGGGCAGGCGATCGTCGACACCTTGAGCGGTCCGCTGGCGGCCTTCGCGCGGTTCGCCGCTCGAGGCGGCAGACCATTCAAGATTCCAAGCGCTGCCGCACAGTACGCGTTCTGCAACGGCATGACGAAGCAACAGCGTCGGCTCGCGATGTCGAGGTTGTACACCGAAGCGGCACGAATTCCCGCAGAACCAGTGGACCGCAGCGGGTTTCCCGACGACGTGCCACGTACCTGGGTGTTGACCACCCGAGACCGCGCCCTGTCGCAAAAGTCCCAGCGTGCCAGCATCGCCGCCCTCGGCGGCGTGCATGAGGTGATCCCCGTCGACGCCTGTCACGACGTCATGTTCAGCCACCCGGAGCGGTTGGCAAAGATACTTCTCGAGCGCTGCCGACTGCGACAGAGGGTCCGATGA
- a CDS encoding aromatic-ring-hydroxylating dioxygenase subunit beta, giving the protein MTVNSEAQARPALRPLPDPEVMSFLYLEARLADEGRYSEWEALWADDDDRVEYRVPMHPDDDPRTTLAYINDNRRRIKSRVAQLNTGNRHSQTPPSVMRRVVSNSEVVDAGADTVTVESNFALFEYRVRQRFWAGRVVHTIRLSPDGPRLIRKIVHLIDASGPVETLAFLI; this is encoded by the coding sequence ATGACCGTCAACTCCGAAGCCCAGGCACGTCCGGCGCTACGTCCGCTGCCGGACCCCGAGGTCATGTCGTTTCTGTATCTGGAGGCGCGGCTGGCCGACGAGGGCCGCTACTCGGAGTGGGAAGCGCTGTGGGCCGATGACGACGACAGGGTCGAGTACCGCGTCCCGATGCACCCCGACGACGACCCCCGAACCACGCTGGCCTACATCAACGACAACCGGCGGCGGATCAAGAGCCGGGTGGCCCAGCTCAACACCGGCAACCGGCACTCCCAGACGCCTCCGTCGGTAATGCGGCGCGTGGTCTCCAACAGCGAGGTGGTGGACGCGGGCGCCGACACCGTCACGGTCGAATCCAACTTCGCGTTGTTTGAATACCGTGTGCGGCAACGCTTCTGGGCTGGCCGGGTAGTCCACACGATTCGCTTGTCGCCGGACGGCCCGCGGCTGATTCGCAAGATCGTGCACCTGATCGACGCAAGCGGCCCGGTCGAGACACTCGCCTTCCTGATTTGA
- a CDS encoding thioesterase family protein: protein MTDSSSNAVPTCFFVTDGKSFVPTRLARGPWGPSISGNYVGGLLGRAVEQEVDDVDLQPARLTVDLLRPVALQPLQMHTSVARDGRRLRAVDAVMTQNDVVVARASALFLRRSEHAVDTVWTSPISMPAVPAEPDVLADDVPMVLHSFGRDPVAGSPGVGVTEWRHHGQKFVWLRETKLLVDDEPLSPFTRAIMAGDVTSSLTHWGTQGLQFINADYTITLSRLPKGVYIGLASMTHYSHAGVATGVATLFDEKGPIGSGMATALANPGFTPPPSIVWT from the coding sequence ATGACAGATTCTTCATCCAACGCGGTGCCGACGTGCTTCTTCGTCACTGACGGGAAGAGCTTTGTCCCAACCCGTTTGGCGCGCGGGCCGTGGGGTCCGTCGATCAGCGGCAACTACGTCGGCGGGTTGCTGGGACGCGCGGTCGAACAAGAAGTCGATGACGTCGACCTTCAGCCCGCCCGGCTGACGGTGGATCTGCTGAGGCCGGTGGCGCTGCAACCCTTGCAGATGCACACTTCGGTTGCGCGCGACGGCCGGCGACTTCGAGCGGTCGACGCGGTCATGACTCAGAACGACGTGGTGGTCGCTCGCGCCAGTGCTTTGTTCCTTCGCCGCAGCGAGCATGCCGTGGACACGGTGTGGACGTCGCCGATCAGCATGCCCGCAGTACCGGCGGAGCCCGACGTGTTGGCTGACGATGTCCCGATGGTGTTGCATTCGTTCGGCCGGGACCCGGTCGCGGGCAGTCCGGGCGTCGGGGTCACCGAGTGGCGACACCATGGGCAGAAGTTCGTCTGGCTGCGGGAGACCAAGCTGCTCGTCGACGACGAGCCCCTGTCACCCTTTACTCGAGCCATCATGGCCGGGGACGTCACCAGTTCATTAACCCATTGGGGCACGCAGGGTTTGCAATTCATCAACGCCGACTACACGATCACGCTTAGTCGCTTGCCGAAAGGCGTCTACATCGGATTGGCGTCGATGACGCACTACAGCCACGCAGGGGTCGCCACCGGCGTGGCGACGCTGTTCGACGAAAAAGGGCCCATCGGCAGCGGTATGGCAACGGCATTGGCGAACCCGGGATTCACGCCACCACCGTCGATAGTGTGGACCTGA
- a CDS encoding class I adenylate-forming enzyme family protein, translated as MLIGDIATNNARRYPDKRALVDADRALTWSQVDERARRLSSFLIGRGLAPGDRVMVIARNCLEWPEISFGLAKAGLITVPVNIRLAPDEVAHVRDDSGARAVIIHADHVEKFLGELTELGLILGVGARSTLGTSELVTDYETALAQAQPGAGRRDITPDDVAFILYTSGTTGRAKGVMHTHRALLYQAADTNLVTEANRSDVMLATTPFFTAGGMVRTVSWLYLGQTMVIHQKFDPQAVIDEIERSAITFTTFIPTMLHRTLAILEDGPPRDMSSLRRISYGSAPVPPGLARKAMDLLGCDLQQRYGLTECGGQATILTPQDHRDIVSGRTSIATSCGQETPMCVIRVIDVDGEDAPPGDVGEIVITSPANAIGYWNRPEQTAETFHPDGLRSGDLGYLDKEGYLHITGRKTDLIISGGFNIYPAEIERVLGQHHDVDMVAVVGVPDPEWGETPVAAVIPKSDVSDQDALAAELAALCRAELAGYKQPRRFVFWREFPLGPAGKILKREIANQVNHVGESGGKMPVSTGSTEERT; from the coding sequence ATGCTCATCGGTGACATCGCAACCAACAACGCCCGCCGCTACCCCGACAAGCGTGCGCTGGTCGACGCCGACCGGGCGCTCACCTGGTCACAGGTCGACGAGCGGGCCCGTCGGCTCTCCAGCTTCCTGATCGGCCGTGGGCTGGCGCCGGGTGATCGGGTGATGGTGATCGCGCGCAATTGCCTCGAATGGCCCGAGATCTCGTTCGGCCTGGCCAAGGCCGGGCTGATCACGGTACCGGTGAACATTCGGCTGGCGCCCGACGAGGTCGCCCACGTACGCGACGACTCCGGCGCACGAGCGGTGATCATCCACGCCGACCATGTGGAGAAGTTCCTGGGCGAATTGACCGAACTGGGGCTGATATTGGGCGTGGGTGCCCGCTCTACGCTCGGCACGAGTGAGTTGGTAACCGATTACGAGACGGCGCTGGCGCAAGCCCAGCCCGGCGCCGGGCGCCGCGACATCACGCCGGACGACGTGGCATTCATCCTGTACACCAGCGGCACCACCGGTCGCGCCAAGGGCGTGATGCACACCCACCGCGCCCTGCTCTACCAGGCGGCCGACACCAACCTCGTGACCGAAGCCAACCGCTCCGACGTCATGCTTGCGACGACGCCGTTCTTTACCGCGGGTGGCATGGTGCGCACTGTGTCGTGGCTGTATCTGGGCCAGACCATGGTGATCCACCAGAAATTCGACCCGCAGGCCGTGATCGACGAGATCGAGCGCAGTGCCATCACATTCACGACGTTCATCCCGACGATGCTGCACCGGACGCTGGCGATCCTCGAAGACGGCCCACCGCGGGACATGTCGAGCCTGCGGCGCATCTCCTACGGTTCGGCCCCCGTGCCGCCGGGCTTGGCGCGTAAGGCCATGGACCTGCTCGGCTGCGACCTGCAACAGCGCTATGGACTCACCGAATGCGGCGGACAGGCAACGATCCTCACGCCCCAGGATCATCGTGACATCGTCTCTGGCAGAACCTCGATCGCGACCTCATGCGGGCAGGAAACCCCGATGTGCGTGATCCGCGTCATCGACGTCGACGGCGAAGATGCCCCGCCCGGCGACGTCGGCGAAATCGTGATCACCAGCCCCGCCAACGCGATTGGCTACTGGAACCGGCCCGAGCAGACCGCCGAGACGTTCCATCCCGATGGGCTGCGCTCCGGCGACTTGGGCTACCTCGACAAGGAGGGCTACCTCCATATCACCGGCCGGAAAACCGATCTCATCATCTCCGGCGGGTTCAATATCTACCCAGCGGAGATCGAGCGGGTACTCGGCCAGCACCACGACGTGGACATGGTGGCCGTGGTTGGGGTGCCCGACCCCGAGTGGGGTGAGACGCCGGTGGCCGCCGTGATTCCCAAATCCGATGTCTCCGACCAGGACGCTCTGGCCGCCGAACTCGCCGCGTTGTGCCGCGCGGAATTGGCCGGTTACAAGCAGCCGCGGCGATTCGTGTTCTGGCGCGAGTTCCCACTGGGCCCCGCGGGCAAGATTCTCAAACGCGAGATCGCTAACCAGGTGAACCACGTCGGCGAGTCGGGTGGGAAGATGCCGGTGTCCACCGGATCGACCGAGGAGCGAACGTGA
- a CDS encoding CaiB/BaiF CoA transferase family protein: MQKPMTGVRVLEVAQFTFVPSAGAVLADWGADVVKIENPVTGDAQRGLVTVAGRSATTPGVSFSPTVEAPNRGKRSVGLSLALKQTRPVFEELVRRSDVFLTNFLPQARAKLRIDLDEVRRINPSIVYVAGSGFGGEGPDRETGAHDATAFWARAGNADGVTPTESEVPTGMPAGAFGDNMGGITIAGAVAAALYGRQTTGQTSVIDVSLLAVGAWANQSSVNLAMLYGCPLPKIDQRTQAPGNPLTGAYRCSDGRFIQLSMLQPTRYWTSVCRLFGLEAAAVDKRFASLESLAAHADEATALLADAIASRTFDDCTRLLSLLRGQWSPVQDAWEVAHDESLIANGRIADLRDAQGKEQRLVANPVKFDEAAAHLTRAPMFAEHTDEVLRELGIDDHELIELKIEGAIT, encoded by the coding sequence ATGCAGAAACCGATGACCGGTGTGCGCGTCCTCGAGGTCGCGCAATTCACCTTCGTGCCTTCGGCGGGCGCAGTCCTCGCGGACTGGGGCGCCGACGTCGTCAAGATCGAGAACCCGGTCACCGGGGATGCGCAGCGGGGACTCGTCACCGTCGCCGGTCGCTCCGCGACCACGCCGGGAGTCTCGTTCTCGCCCACGGTCGAAGCCCCCAACCGCGGCAAGCGCAGCGTCGGACTGTCCTTGGCGTTGAAGCAGACTCGGCCGGTGTTCGAGGAACTCGTCAGGCGCAGCGACGTCTTCCTGACCAACTTCTTGCCCCAGGCGCGGGCGAAACTACGGATTGACCTGGATGAGGTACGGCGTATCAATCCGTCGATCGTCTACGTCGCGGGCAGCGGCTTCGGGGGCGAAGGGCCCGATCGCGAGACGGGCGCACACGACGCGACGGCCTTCTGGGCGCGCGCCGGCAACGCCGACGGGGTCACGCCGACGGAATCCGAGGTGCCGACGGGCATGCCGGCGGGCGCATTCGGCGACAACATGGGCGGCATCACCATCGCGGGCGCGGTCGCCGCCGCCCTCTACGGCAGGCAGACGACTGGGCAGACGTCCGTCATCGACGTGTCGCTGCTGGCGGTCGGGGCGTGGGCCAACCAGTCCAGCGTCAACCTCGCCATGCTGTATGGCTGTCCGCTGCCGAAGATCGACCAGCGGACGCAGGCGCCGGGCAACCCGCTGACCGGCGCCTACCGATGTTCGGACGGGCGCTTCATTCAGCTCTCGATGCTTCAGCCCACCCGGTACTGGACATCCGTCTGCCGGCTCTTCGGACTCGAGGCGGCCGCCGTGGACAAGCGATTCGCCTCGCTCGAGTCGTTGGCGGCACACGCCGATGAGGCCACCGCACTGCTCGCCGACGCCATCGCATCGCGGACCTTCGACGATTGCACGCGGCTGCTGAGTCTATTACGGGGCCAGTGGTCTCCGGTGCAGGACGCGTGGGAGGTCGCCCACGACGAGTCGTTGATCGCCAACGGGCGCATCGCCGACCTTCGGGACGCTCAGGGAAAAGAACAGCGGCTGGTGGCCAACCCGGTGAAGTTCGATGAGGCAGCCGCCCACCTGACCCGGGCGCCGATGTTCGCCGAGCACACCGACGAGGTGCTGCGGGAGCTGGGCATCGACGATCATGAGCTGATCGAGCTGAAGATCGAAGGTGCCATCACCTGA
- a CDS encoding acyl-CoA dehydrogenase family protein encodes MAEEPSGAWQLPEELVMLRDTVRRFMDTQVRPVEDRLDHDTVGLPREQLVELQAKARELGLWSLQTPEEFGGAGLSVLGQVVVAEEAAKCRMGAFFPALGAFGGNPPNVMFKASPEQFDKYARPVIDGTMSKAYTAITEASGGSDPARAIKLRAARDNGAYVLNGSKMWISHAPDADWGVVYARTGEGRQGISAFILEKNTPGVTFSRIPVMASFAPYELHFDNVRIPADRLIGAEGQGFSLASEFLVHGRVVYGAGPIGIAQSALDMTCEWAKDRDVFGGRLADKQGIKWMLADSEVDLRAARLLMYQAAWNADLGRDVRVDASVAKMFATEAAYRVLDRCIQIHGALGISTELPLERWFRDLRVKRLGEGATEVQREIIARSLVR; translated from the coding sequence ATGGCCGAAGAACCTTCTGGCGCATGGCAGCTGCCGGAAGAGTTGGTGATGCTGCGCGACACGGTGCGGCGGTTCATGGATACCCAGGTTCGTCCGGTTGAGGATAGGCTGGACCACGACACGGTCGGCCTCCCTCGCGAACAGCTCGTAGAGTTGCAGGCCAAGGCCAGGGAGCTCGGACTGTGGTCGCTACAGACGCCCGAGGAGTTCGGCGGTGCCGGGCTCAGCGTCCTCGGCCAGGTCGTGGTCGCCGAAGAGGCGGCGAAATGCCGGATGGGAGCTTTCTTTCCGGCCCTCGGCGCGTTCGGTGGCAACCCGCCCAACGTTATGTTCAAGGCATCACCCGAGCAGTTCGACAAGTACGCCAGACCCGTCATAGACGGCACCATGTCGAAGGCGTACACCGCCATCACCGAGGCCTCCGGCGGATCTGACCCGGCGCGGGCGATCAAGCTCAGGGCGGCGAGGGACAACGGCGCTTACGTACTCAACGGCTCCAAGATGTGGATTTCGCACGCCCCGGATGCCGATTGGGGGGTGGTGTACGCCCGCACCGGCGAGGGGCGCCAGGGTATCTCGGCGTTCATTCTTGAGAAGAACACCCCCGGAGTCACGTTCAGCCGCATCCCCGTGATGGCGTCTTTTGCGCCGTACGAGTTGCACTTCGACAATGTGCGGATACCCGCGGACCGACTGATCGGTGCTGAGGGACAGGGCTTTTCACTGGCAAGCGAGTTTCTCGTGCATGGTCGCGTCGTGTACGGGGCGGGGCCGATCGGCATCGCGCAGAGCGCGCTGGACATGACCTGCGAATGGGCCAAGGACCGAGACGTGTTCGGGGGCAGGCTGGCTGACAAGCAGGGCATCAAGTGGATGCTGGCGGATAGTGAGGTGGACCTGCGCGCGGCGCGGCTGCTGATGTACCAAGCCGCCTGGAACGCCGATCTCGGACGCGATGTCCGGGTGGACGCGTCGGTGGCCAAGATGTTCGCAACCGAGGCCGCCTATCGAGTTCTGGACCGATGCATCCAGATTCACGGGGCGTTGGGAATCTCCACCGAATTGCCGCTGGAGCGATGGTTTCGCGACCTGCGGGTCAAGCGGCTCGGCGAAGGCGCCACGGAAGTGCAGCGCGAGATCATTGCTCGATCGCTGGTGCGGTAG
- a CDS encoding flavin reductase family protein: protein MTLDLAAADKVLAGLRPFPVAVTTIDGGFANGLMSLSAGSASIVPELPRATVSLTKYNKTHDMLVNSGIFVMHMLSAAPDEIDKSMEILMTLGGSSGRDGDKLSKLRTKPGVTGAPILLDAHSYVECRITGSLDNDENTIFVGDVVAAEVFSSAQRLRIGEAWGKLPHEWIEQYEANHEPQLQSARDLRAAAAARV, encoded by the coding sequence ATGACACTCGACCTCGCGGCCGCCGATAAGGTGCTGGCCGGACTGCGGCCATTTCCGGTGGCGGTCACCACGATTGACGGCGGTTTCGCTAACGGGCTGATGTCGCTGTCGGCCGGCTCGGCCAGCATCGTGCCGGAATTGCCACGTGCGACCGTGAGCCTGACCAAATACAACAAGACGCACGACATGCTGGTCAATTCCGGCATTTTCGTGATGCACATGCTGTCGGCCGCTCCGGACGAGATCGACAAGTCCATGGAGATCCTGATGACACTCGGCGGCAGCTCGGGCCGCGATGGCGACAAGCTTTCGAAGCTGCGCACGAAGCCGGGCGTCACGGGAGCTCCGATCCTGCTCGACGCGCACAGTTACGTGGAGTGTCGCATCACCGGGTCGCTGGACAATGACGAGAACACCATCTTCGTCGGTGACGTGGTCGCCGCGGAAGTGTTCAGCTCCGCGCAACGGCTGCGGATCGGTGAGGCGTGGGGCAAGTTGCCGCACGAGTGGATCGAGCAATACGAGGCGAATCACGAGCCGCAGCTGCAGAGCGCACGGGACCTGCGCGCGGCCGCAGCGGCGCGGGTCTGA